Proteins co-encoded in one Arachis stenosperma cultivar V10309 chromosome 7, arast.V10309.gnm1.PFL2, whole genome shotgun sequence genomic window:
- the LOC130941197 gene encoding glucan endo-1,3-beta-glucosidase-like has product MADSLAFFFSLLLIFTLSITSEAAPSIGINYGRVANDLPPPSKVVQLLKSQGITRVKLYDTDATVLSALSNTGIKVVVAMPNELLSSAAGDQFFADNWVEANISAYYPATQIEAIAVGNEVFVDPNNTTNYLVPAMNNVYNSLKKLNLHNDIKVSSPIAFSALSASYPTSSGSFKPDLVEPVIKPMLDFLRKTGSYLMVNVYPFFAYAANSDKINLSFALFENNPGVVDSGNGFKYNSLFDAQIDAVNAATSALQYGDVNVVVSETGWPSKGDSNEIGASEANAASYNGNLVRRVLNGSGTPLRPNDPLTVFLFALFNENQKPGPTSERNYGLFYPTEQKVYDIPLPVAEVEAATSNMEMSRGSGTCDFGGAAYVVTQPPRFGKCEFPHWILNTKNGVGLLGSDY; this is encoded by the exons ATGGCTGATTCTCTTGCattctttttttcattattattaatcTTCACTCTTTCAATCACTTCGGAAGCTGCACCTTCCATCGGAATCAACTATGGCAGGGTGGCTAATGACCTACCACCGCCTTCCAAGGTCGTGCAGCTTCTCAAGTCACAGGGAATAACACGTGTCAAGCTCTACGACACCGACGCCACCGTCCTCTCCGCACTTTCTAACACCGGAATCAAGGTGGTTGTAGCCATGCCTAACGAGCTTCTCTCCTCCGCTGCCGGAGACCAGTTTTTCGCCGATAACTGGGTGGAGGCCAACATCTCAGCCTACTACCCCGCCACACAAATCGAAGCCATTGCCGTCGGAAACGAAGTCTTCGTGGACCCTAACAACACCACCAACTACCTCGTTCCCGCCATGAACAACGTCTACAACTCCCTCAAGAAACTCAACCTCCATAACGACATCAAAGTCTCATCCCCAATCGCATTCTCCGCACTCTCCGCCTCATACCCTACCTCCTCCGGCTCGTTCAAACCAGACCTGGTCGAACCGGTCATCAAACCAATGCTCGATTTTCTCAGAAAAACCGGATCCTACTTAATGGTGAACGTGTACCCTTTCTTCGCGTACGCTGCTAACAGCGATAAAATCAATCTCAGTTTCGCGCTCTTCGAGAACAATCCAGGGGTGGTTGATTCCGGTAACGGTTTCAAGTATAACAGTTTGTTCGACGCGCAAATCGATGCGGTGAATGCTGCCACGTCAGCACTCCAATACGGCGACGTGAACGTTGTCGTTTCGGAAACGGGTTGGCCTTCCAAAGGGGATTCCAATGAGATTGGAGCCAGTGAGGCCAATGCGGCGTCGTACAACGGAAATCTCGTTAGGCGTGTTTTGAATGGGAGTGGGACCCCCTTAAGACCCAATGACCCACTTACCGTTTTTCTATTCGCGCTTTTTAACGAGAACCAGAAGCCCGGGCCCACTTCCGAGAGGAATTACGGGCTTTTTTATCCAACCGAGCAGAAGGTTTATGATATTCCTCTTCCCGTGGCGGAGGTGGAGGCGGCGACGTCGAACATGG AAATGTCACGTGGCTCTGGCACGTGCGATTTTGGCGGTGCTGCTTATGTTGTTACCCAACCTCCTA GATTTGGGAAGTGTGAATTCCCCCACTGGATACTGAACACAAAGAATGGAGTTGGATTATTAGGTTCAGATTATTAG